In Nematostella vectensis chromosome 2, jaNemVect1.1, whole genome shotgun sequence, one genomic interval encodes:
- the LOC5508791 gene encoding ADP-ribosylation factor-like protein 5B, with product MGLLFAKFFSWFSNEEHKVIIVGLDNAGKTTILYQFLMNEVVHTSPTIGSNVEEIVWKNIHFIMWDIGGQESLRSAWNTYYTNTEFLILVIDSTDRERLAISKAELYQMLANEELKQAALLILANKQDIKGSMSVAEISEQLNLACIKDHGWHIQACCALTGEGLYQGLEWITTQLRK from the exons ATGGGTCTACTTTTTGCCAAGTTTTTCAGTTGGTTCAGCAATGAAG AACACAAAGTAATCATAGTGGGTTTAGACAATGCAGGGAAGACAACCATCCTTTATCAATT TTTAATGAATGAAGTAGTCCACACTTCACCAACAATTGGAAGCAATGTAGAAGAG ATTGTATGGAAGAATATTCATTTTATTATGTGGGATATTGGAGGACAAGAGTCTCTTCGTTCAGCATGGAATACATATTACACTAATACAGAG tttttaatTTTAGTTATAGATAGCACAGACAGAGAAAGGCTTGCCATTTCAAAGGCAGAGCTCTACCAAATGCTTGCCAATGAG GAACTCAAGCAAGCAGCTTTATTAATTCTTGCCAATAAGCAAGATATCAAA GGATCCATGTCAGTAGCAGAAATATCTGAACAGCTTAATTTAGCATGTATCAAAGACCATGGTTGGCATATACAG GCTTGCTGTGCTTTGACTGGGGAGGG ATTGTATCAAGGTCTAGAATGGATAACTACACAACTTAGAAAATAG